From the genome of Pirellulaceae bacterium:
AAAGTCACGGATTGTCGGCAATAGGAACGCGAGTTACCACTCCGGTTTCCATCGCAACTGACAATTACGGCTCCTCAGCGACCGTGTCGGATCCAACCGCGCTGCGGCGCGCGGGTTTGGTAATGACGGTTAGTCGTGGAATGGTTGTGGTCCCGCCATGAAAGGTTCGGCCGGTTTCCAGATAGTGATCAAACACGAAGACCCCGTTTTTGGCGTTGCCGGCCCGCAAGCAACGCAGAATGGCCGGATGCTGACATTCTTGGCAGACGACGCGCAAGCCATGGCTGTCGACCAGTTGATGCACCAGCTTGGCGAACTGTTGGTTCTCAGTCAGACTGCCAAACGACCAACCGTGGAATTTTGCCAAGCGACCATCAATGGTTAGACGGATTTGGCTTTGTAACGCCTGCAACTCGCCGCCCAGGCTCGTCAGCTCTTGGTGTGCTTGAGCCAGTTGCGCTTGCGGCATTGCCATGCGCCGTTTGAGTCCTAGATAGACTTTGTCAGCGAGTAGTTCGGCAGCACGCAGGTACAATTGCTTATGCTGCACGGATAGCTCAGCATGTTGTGGCGGCAACACGATCTCCAGCAACGCAATTGGCTCGGTTAAATGCAGGATTGGCGCGAACAGCAGCCGGTGGCCAGTTGGATTGTAGTTGGCGGCGGAGGATGGTGGTCCACTTGGCTGTGTGTTGCCGCCGGTCGTACCGGCAGGTTCAATCATCAGCGACTTCTTTTGATACCACGCGAATTGTACCAACCGCTCATGTTTCTTCTGCTGCGCCACCGACGGTAACACCTGCTCCATGCGATAGCGGACGCCAAATACTGCACCTTGGATCTTCATCCAGGCTACGGCCGCCTGGGCACCAAGCAGATCGGCTAGCAGCGGTAGAAGCTGCTCCAGAAAACTTTGAAGCGGCAGATCGCTATCGACGATTGCCGACAATTGCCCGGTGCGTTGCGACGCATCGCCTGACTGCGGCAGTTGAGCCAGCGTCTGTTGCAGTACCGCAGTCATGTGGCGCTCGAATTCTCTGGCATGGACATTTTGGAATTACAAGCTTCAATCAGGAACGATAGTCATGCTCAGTGTAAGGGTGGCCGTACTCCCAACTCACGGAGTGAATCGGAGAACCACCAGGCGATGAGCACGAATCCGGACACTGACATCCACTTCAGTACAACCGCTATTTGCCTCACAGGGCGTGCGGCTCTTAAAAAACCCACCGCTGAGCGCAGTCAGCCACTCTGAAGACCCATTTCGTCTACGGTCTAGCGACGGATAATACCCAGGGGCACCGCACAAGCCCCCCCAAACGATGTATTTGCCTGTGCGCGGCAGTTTGTTTATACTCTTTGTTAATACAAAATGCAACTTCTCCTTGAAAGGGGAAACTAGTCATGTCATCAGTTCCTTCGCCGGAATCGGTTGAAGAGACCAAACAACAGATACGCGGGCTGATTAGCGAGATCGCCGATTTGTCGCGCGGGGATGTGCCTGCGGAAGAGTATTTTCCGGCAGTACTCAAGCGCATCGTCGATGCCCTGGCTGCAATTGGTGGAGCCATTTGGTTGTTGGACGACTCCAACCAAATGCGGCTGGGCTATCACATCAATGTCAACAGTGAATTGCTGGAAGCCGACAACGAGGATGCTCAAAAGCACGCTCGGCTGCTGAGTCGATTGATGGCCCGTGGCAAGAGCGAGTTAGTTCCGCCCCATTCGATGTTGGGGGAAGACCAGCAAGAGGGAAACCCGTCCCAGTATTTGTTGATTGTAGCTCCGCTGACCAGCGGCAAGCAAGCGTCGGGGCTGGTGGAAGTCTTTCAGCGTCCCGATTCGTCTCCCAATATTCAACGCGGCTACATGCGTTTTCTGGATCAGATGGCCGGGTTGATTGGCGAGTGGCTCAAAGGGCATCACTTGCAAAAGGTGGCCGACCGTCAAGTCATGTGGCAGCAGGCCGACCACTTTGCGCGGATGGTCCACGACAATCTGGATCGCCGAGACACCGCCTACACGATTGCCAACGAAGGACGACAACTGATTGGCTGCGATCGCGTGAGTGTCGCCATTTTGCGCGGCCGCAAGTGCAAAGTTGAAGCCATTAGCGGTCAAGATTCAATCGAAGGTCGCTCGAACATTGTCACGGCGCTTAACAAACTGGCGACGCGCGTTGTAGCGGCAGGACAATCGCTGTGGTACGACGGTCGCACCGAAGAGTTGCCCCCGCAACTGGAAGAAGCTGTCGAAGAATATGTGGACCTGTCGCACGGTCGCTCGATTGTTGTGCTGCCCATTCGTCGGCCAGAAAAGCTGATCACTGGCGACGTTCAATCGAAACAAAAGGTGCAGCGCGAGGATACTTCCAAGAACGAAATCATCGGAGCGCTGATCGTTGAGCAAATCGAAAGTCAGATTTCGACGGAAACGTTGCGCACGCGCTGCGACCTCGTTTACGAACACGCCGCACGAGCCCTCAGTAATTCGATCAGCCACAGCGATCTGTTTTTGATGCCGCTGTGGAAATTTCTGAGCCGCCTGACGTGGCTATTTCGCGGTTCGGCTTTCCCCAAGACCATGACCGTGCTCAGCCTATTGACGGTTGGTCTGTTGGCCATGTTCCTGGTACGTATCCAGTTCAATCTCAAGGCCAACGGCGTGCTGAAGCCATTGGTCGAGCGGCAAGTATTCTCCCATGAGAACGGCGAGATCGAGCAAGTGCTAGTCGATCATGGCGATACCGTTGTGGCTGGCCAGCCGCTGGTTATTCTACGAAACCGGGAATTGGAAGTTGAGTACAAACGGCTGCAGGGTGAGCTTGAGCAGACGCTAGAACAGTCGCTGGTCACGACGCGCATGGCCAGCAGTCGCGACATTCCGCTTACCGATCGGACTCAAGCCAGCGGGCAGGTGGAAGAATTGAAGATTCGCAAGGCGACGTTGACAGAACAATTGAAACTGATCGACGAACGCCGTGAGCAATTGATACGCCGCAGCCCTATTAACGGTGTGGTCATGGACTGGAAGTTGAAAGAGAGGCTGCGAGCCCGCCCGGTTGTTGTGGGCCAAGTGCTGGTCAACGTGGCTGACACCACGCAGGACTGGGAGCTGGAGTTGATGATGCCCGAAAAACGCATGAAACACATGGACGATGCCGTCTTGGCGCAAGACCGCCAGCCGCTGGATGTCAGTTTCGTGCTGGCATCTGACCCGTCGGTGTATCATACCGGCAAACTGCCCGTGCAGGCGATTCACGCGCGAGCCCAATTGGACACTACCGACGGTCCGGTGGTCAAGATGCGAGTCCAACCTGACGAAATGAGCAAGTTGACCAGGCGCCCCAATACCACTGTCATTGCCAAAGTAAACTGTGGGCGGCGCTCGGCCGCCTTTGTATGGTTCCACGAGGTTGTCGAGTGGTTCCAAGCCAATGTGCTCTTTCGACTTTAACGGACTAATCATGATGCGGAGTCTGTCCATGCCGTGTGCGAAATTCGTGCTTCAATGTGTACTCACTACAGCCTGCTTGATGCGGGCTGTCCCCTGTTGGGGTCAGTCGGGTGTTTTGGAAGACGATAACTTTCTCGTCGAGTGCTTGCGGAAGATTGAAGTGGCCGCTCAAGCCGATGGACTGATTGCAGAAATGCTTGTTGAAGAAGGTGATTCCGTCCCCGCGGACGGCGTACTGTTTCGCATCGACAATCGAGTCGCCAACGCTCAACTGGAAGTAGCCAAGCAAGAGCTAGAGGCGGCGATCATGCAAGCCAAACAGGATGCAGATGTTCGTTTTGCTAAGTCAACCTACGCGGTCGCCCAAGCTGAAGCCGAAGCTGAGATTAAACTGCTGCAACGCGGGGCATCCAATGAAACTATGGTCCGGCGAAAGAATTTAGAGCGTGACAAGACCAAGCTGCAAATCGAAGTTGCCGAAGTCAAGCGCCAAACCGACCAAGTGGCAGTAAACGTTGCCGAGGCTAAGAAAAGTTCTGCCATGGTGCAGCTCAGTCTGTACGACATTCAAGCTCCGTGGGATGCTGTGGTGATCGAGCGTCTCAAGGATCAAGGTGCTTGGATTCGTGCGGGGGAACCAGTGCTGACCATTCAGCACATGTACGAAATGCGTGTCGTCGGCTATATCGCATTGCGAACGCTGGATGAAAAGGGCATGTCGGTGGCCAGCCTAGAAGGCGCTCCGATCCGCATTGCCGTCAAGATTTCTCCGACTCACAAGCATGTTGTCGACAGTCAGGTCGAATTTGTCAGCGGTGCTATTGACACATCAGCCAGAATCAAAATTTGGACTCGCATAAAGAATCAGCAGGTTGGCGATTCATGGCTGCTGCGGTCGGGAATGCCGGCGCAAGTCACGATCTCGGCGCGGTAGGCGGTTGAATTTCATCTACAAATCGTAACCGCCAGGGACTGAATCCACATGACCACTATGGCCGACAGCCTCGTCAACAGCGCATTGCGACCGCTGCGAGTGCGCCGTCGGCCAGACCTGCAAGCCGAACGGCATCTGTACCACGGACGTAGCTATTGGGTGGTCAAGGAACCGGTCGGACTCAATTACTTCCGCTTCCATGACGAAGAGTACGCGATTCTGAATATGCTGGATGGCCACATCAGCCTGCAACAGATCAAAGATCGCTTTCAGGCGCAGTTCGCTCCGCAGCGGATAACGCTGCACGACTTGCAGCAGTTCATCGGTATGTTGCACCGTAGCGGCTTGGTCATCTCGCAAGCCACTGGTCAGGGTAGGCAACTGCGCCGCCGGGGCGATGAGAAGAAAAAGAAAGAATTACTGGGCAAACTGGCAAACATTTTTGCACTCCGCTTTCGCGGTATAGACCCGGAACGTATTCTTGGCTTCTTAAATCCATTTACTTGGTGGATTTTTACTTTACCGGTACTGATCTTAATCGCCATTTTTGGTCTCAGCGCGTTGACGTTGGTGCTGGTCAATTTCCAAGAGTTTCGCAGCAAGTTACCCACCTTTGAACAGTTTTTTGCTGCTCACAACTGGATCTATCTGGGCGTGACCATGGGTTTGGTCAAGATTCTGCACGAATTCGGCCACGGCCTGAGTTGCAAGCGGTACGGTGGCGAATGTCACGAAATGGGTGTAATGTTCCTGGTGTTTACTCCCTGCCTGTACTGCAACGTTTCCGATTCGTGGATGCTGCCAAACAAGTGGCATCGCGTGTTCATTGGTGCGGCTGGCATGTACGTTGAATTAACTCTGGCCTCGATTGCCACTTATTTGTGGTGGTTCAGCGAGCCGGGGATGTTTAACTTTCTGTGCCTGTCGGTGATGTTTATCTGCTCCGTCAGCACCGTGGTGTTCAATGGCAATCCATTGCTGCGGTTCGATGGCTACTACATATTGATGGATATTCTGGAGATCCCGAATCTACGTCAAAAGGCAACCGAGATACTCAAACGGTGGTTTCAGCAGAAGTGTTTAGGTCTGGAACTACAAGACAATCCATTCCTGCCACAGCGAAACAAAATGTGGTTTGGTTTGTTCACCGTCGCGTCGGTGATCTATCGCTGGGTGGTCGTTTTTTCGATCATGATGTTTTTGATCAAAGTGTTGGAGCCTTACGGGCTGCAAGCACTAGGGCGAATCGTGGCCGCTGCCGGCGTGGTAGGCATGATCGCCAAACCATGTTGGGATGTGATTAAATTCTTCCGAACTCCGGGGCGAGCGAGTAAAATGAAGCGCAAGAACATGGTGGTTTCCTCGGCGGTAGCGGCTGCTATTTTGGCGACAATCATCTGGCTGCCACTTCCATTTCACGTAAGTTGTGCAGTTGAAATCCAGCCCCAGGACAGCAAGCAAGTCTATGCCATACTGCCCGGACGATTGGTTCAGTGGCACA
Proteins encoded in this window:
- a CDS encoding biotin/lipoyl-binding protein, with product MTTMADSLVNSALRPLRVRRRPDLQAERHLYHGRSYWVVKEPVGLNYFRFHDEEYAILNMLDGHISLQQIKDRFQAQFAPQRITLHDLQQFIGMLHRSGLVISQATGQGRQLRRRGDEKKKKELLGKLANIFALRFRGIDPERILGFLNPFTWWIFTLPVLILIAIFGLSALTLVLVNFQEFRSKLPTFEQFFAAHNWIYLGVTMGLVKILHEFGHGLSCKRYGGECHEMGVMFLVFTPCLYCNVSDSWMLPNKWHRVFIGAAGMYVELTLASIATYLWWFSEPGMFNFLCLSVMFICSVSTVVFNGNPLLRFDGYYILMDILEIPNLRQKATEILKRWFQQKCLGLELQDNPFLPQRNKMWFGLFTVASVIYRWVVVFSIMMFLIKVLEPYGLQALGRIVAAAGVVGMIAKPCWDVIKFFRTPGRASKMKRKNMVVSSAVAAAILATIIWLPLPFHVSCAVEIQPQDSKQVYAILPGRLVQWHKRPGDSVKNGDVIAQLDNIAERAQLAQYEGELAEAQVRLNVLKDQSQLENARAQLEIQQEKVRSREVLVREIRDRLAQLTVVATDDGVVFPPPPKPIPKHVSEEEQLPSWSDSPFDSKNQDAYFAESDLLCLIGQPDAWEAILVIDQHDIDLVRENQGVEILLEADRMQSLSGKIARISEMDMKEAPENISLQSGGRLDTEMTASGKLKPISTSYQARVPLESVQLPMRIGYRGQARVYVGWKSLGWRVYRFFARTFRLEI
- a CDS encoding HlyD family efflux transporter periplasmic adaptor subunit; amino-acid sequence: MPCAKFVLQCVLTTACLMRAVPCWGQSGVLEDDNFLVECLRKIEVAAQADGLIAEMLVEEGDSVPADGVLFRIDNRVANAQLEVAKQELEAAIMQAKQDADVRFAKSTYAVAQAEAEAEIKLLQRGASNETMVRRKNLERDKTKLQIEVAEVKRQTDQVAVNVAEAKKSSAMVQLSLYDIQAPWDAVVIERLKDQGAWIRAGEPVLTIQHMYEMRVVGYIALRTLDEKGMSVASLEGAPIRIAVKISPTHKHVVDSQVEFVSGAIDTSARIKIWTRIKNQQVGDSWLLRSGMPAQVTISAR
- a CDS encoding biotin/lipoyl-binding protein; the protein is MSSVPSPESVEETKQQIRGLISEIADLSRGDVPAEEYFPAVLKRIVDALAAIGGAIWLLDDSNQMRLGYHINVNSELLEADNEDAQKHARLLSRLMARGKSELVPPHSMLGEDQQEGNPSQYLLIVAPLTSGKQASGLVEVFQRPDSSPNIQRGYMRFLDQMAGLIGEWLKGHHLQKVADRQVMWQQADHFARMVHDNLDRRDTAYTIANEGRQLIGCDRVSVAILRGRKCKVEAISGQDSIEGRSNIVTALNKLATRVVAAGQSLWYDGRTEELPPQLEEAVEEYVDLSHGRSIVVLPIRRPEKLITGDVQSKQKVQREDTSKNEIIGALIVEQIESQISTETLRTRCDLVYEHAARALSNSISHSDLFLMPLWKFLSRLTWLFRGSAFPKTMTVLSLLTVGLLAMFLVRIQFNLKANGVLKPLVERQVFSHENGEIEQVLVDHGDTVVAGQPLVILRNRELEVEYKRLQGELEQTLEQSLVTTRMASSRDIPLTDRTQASGQVEELKIRKATLTEQLKLIDERREQLIRRSPINGVVMDWKLKERLRARPVVVGQVLVNVADTTQDWELELMMPEKRMKHMDDAVLAQDRQPLDVSFVLASDPSVYHTGKLPVQAIHARAQLDTTDGPVVKMRVQPDEMSKLTRRPNTTVIAKVNCGRRSAAFVWFHEVVEWFQANVLFRL